In one Juglans regia cultivar Chandler chromosome 11, Walnut 2.0, whole genome shotgun sequence genomic region, the following are encoded:
- the LOC118343838 gene encoding uncharacterized protein LOC118343838 yields the protein MLGSIDCMHWKWKNCPAAWKERSFIFTELAQGRAPPVNYIINGNDYTMGYYLADGIYPKWPTFVKTIPSPQGNKKKNFATAQESARKDVERAFGVLQQRFAIVRGPSRLFKVNDLTNIMKTCVILHNMIIEDERDDSQGLNMEYDQLDDDIPELSRNPTNEFMNFIQRHHEIRDSSAHHQLQADLIEHHWQFHSHQ from the exons ATGCTAGgaagcattgattgcatgcattggaagtggaaaaattgtCCCGCTGCCTGGAAAG agagatcttttattttcacggAACTTGCTCAAGGGCGTGCTCCACCAGTCAATTACATAATCAATGGCAACGACTACACTATGGGGTACTACCTTGCCGATGGTATTTATCCTAAGTGGCCAACGTTTGTGAAGACGATTCCATCACCCcaagggaataagaagaaaaactttgccACAGCACAAGAATCTGCAAGAAAAGATGTCGAGCGTGCCTTCGGAGTACTTCAACAACGATTTGCAATCGTTCGTGGACCTTCCCGATTATTCAAAGTCAATGacctaacaaatataatgaaaacatgtgttattctacataacATGATCATTGAGGACGAGCGTGATGATAGTCAGGGTCTGAACATGGAGTAcgatcaacttgatgatgatATTCCAGAATTGTCGCGCAATCCAACAAATGAGTTTATGAACTTCATTCAGCGCCATCATGAAATTAGGGATAGCTCGGCACATCATCAACTACAAGCAGATTTAATTGAACATCACTGGCAATTCCATTCCCATCAATAG